A single Brevundimonas sp. M20 DNA region contains:
- the hemA gene encoding 5-aminolevulinate synthase, whose amino-acid sequence MFDYRAAFETAVEQVKGEGRYRVFADLKRVRGQFPLAKRRREDGTEQDVVVWCSNDYLGMGQHPAVLEAMQVEIDEVGAGAGGTRNISGTTRSAVDLEAELASWHRKEAALLFTSGYVANEAALSTLQKILPGLITFSDSLNHASMIAGIRHGGGERHIFAHNDLEHLEALLQAAPADAPKLIAFESVYSMDGDIADLAGTIALAKKYNALTYLDEVHAVGLYGQTGAGVAERDGVLDQIDIIECTLGKAIGVMGGYIAADSVIVDAIRSWASGFIFTTSLPPALTAGALASVRHLKAHPELRDAHQERAATLKARFAAAGIPVMDSVSHIVPVHVGNPVHCKMISDMLLEQYGVYVQPINYPTVPKGTERLRFTPSPNHTDAMMDDLVKAMDALWTHCNVVRLPAVA is encoded by the coding sequence TTGTTCGACTACAGGGCCGCTTTCGAGACCGCCGTTGAGCAGGTGAAGGGCGAGGGACGCTACCGCGTCTTCGCCGACCTCAAGCGCGTGCGCGGTCAGTTCCCGCTGGCGAAGCGTCGCCGCGAGGATGGAACCGAGCAGGACGTCGTGGTCTGGTGCTCCAACGACTACCTCGGCATGGGCCAGCACCCGGCGGTGCTGGAGGCCATGCAGGTCGAGATTGACGAGGTCGGCGCCGGCGCCGGGGGCACCCGCAACATCTCCGGCACCACCCGTTCGGCGGTCGACCTGGAAGCCGAGCTGGCCAGCTGGCACCGGAAGGAAGCCGCGCTTCTCTTCACCTCGGGCTACGTCGCCAACGAGGCCGCGCTTTCGACCCTGCAGAAGATCCTGCCGGGCCTGATCACCTTCTCGGACTCGCTGAACCACGCCTCGATGATCGCGGGCATCCGCCACGGCGGCGGCGAGCGGCACATCTTCGCCCACAACGACCTCGAACACCTCGAAGCCCTGCTGCAGGCCGCGCCCGCCGATGCGCCCAAGCTGATCGCCTTCGAGAGCGTCTATTCGATGGACGGCGACATCGCCGACCTGGCCGGCACCATCGCGCTGGCGAAGAAGTACAACGCCCTGACCTATCTGGATGAAGTCCACGCCGTCGGCCTCTACGGCCAGACCGGCGCAGGCGTCGCCGAGCGCGACGGGGTCCTCGACCAGATCGACATTATCGAATGCACCCTCGGCAAGGCCATCGGCGTCATGGGCGGTTACATCGCCGCCGACAGCGTAATCGTCGACGCGATCCGCAGCTGGGCCTCGGGCTTCATCTTCACCACCAGCCTGCCGCCCGCCCTGACCGCCGGCGCCCTGGCCTCGGTGCGTCATCTGAAGGCTCACCCGGAGCTGCGCGACGCCCATCAGGAGCGCGCCGCCACCCTGAAGGCTCGCTTCGCCGCCGCCGGCATCCCGGTGATGGACTCGGTCAGCCACATCGTGCCGGTGCACGTGGGCAATCCCGTGCACTGCAAGATGATCTCCGACATGCTGCTGGAGCAGTACGGGGTCTATGTTCAGCCGATCAACTACCCGACCGTCCCCAAGGGCACGGAGCGCCTGCGCTTCACCCCGTCGCCGAACCACACCGACGCGATGATGGACGATCTGGTCAAGGCGATGGACGCCCTGTGGACCCACTGCAACGTGGTGCGTCTCCCTGCCGTCGCCTGA
- the mmsB gene encoding 3-hydroxyisobutyrate dehydrogenase codes for MTTTIAFIGLGNMGGGMAANQAKAGHTVLAFDLSQAALDRAAAAGCTPVASVTEAVKSADIVITMLPAGPHVLKVYSEQIIGAAPSSALLLDCSTIDVDTARKVAGLAKEAGYAFADAPVSGGTMAAEAGTLAFMVGCDEPEFARIEAALEPMSRATFRAGDHGAGQAAKICNNMILGITMLGTCEAIGLAEKLGLDPVKMFDIVAKSSGQSWSTTTYYPWPGPVPTAPSNRNYDGGFAAAMMLKDLKLAQDAAARSGASTPLGAQTEALFQMFNGLGYGDRDFSAILQMLRGKLDELPKA; via the coding sequence ATGACCACCACCATCGCCTTCATCGGGCTGGGCAACATGGGCGGGGGCATGGCCGCCAATCAGGCGAAGGCGGGCCACACTGTCCTGGCCTTCGATCTGTCGCAGGCCGCGCTGGACCGCGCCGCCGCCGCGGGCTGCACCCCGGTCGCCAGCGTCACCGAGGCGGTGAAGTCCGCCGACATCGTCATCACCATGCTGCCGGCCGGGCCGCATGTGCTGAAGGTCTATTCGGAGCAGATCATCGGCGCCGCGCCGTCGTCGGCCCTGCTTCTGGACTGCTCGACCATCGACGTGGACACCGCCCGCAAGGTCGCCGGTCTGGCCAAGGAAGCGGGCTATGCCTTCGCCGACGCCCCCGTGTCCGGCGGCACCATGGCGGCCGAGGCCGGGACGCTGGCCTTCATGGTCGGCTGCGACGAGCCGGAGTTCGCCCGCATCGAGGCGGCGCTGGAGCCGATGAGCCGCGCCACCTTCCGCGCCGGCGACCATGGGGCGGGGCAGGCAGCCAAGATCTGCAACAACATGATCCTCGGCATCACCATGCTGGGCACCTGCGAAGCCATCGGCCTGGCCGAGAAGCTGGGTCTCGACCCGGTGAAGATGTTCGACATCGTCGCCAAGTCCTCGGGCCAGAGCTGGTCCACCACGACCTATTATCCGTGGCCCGGCCCGGTGCCGACCGCCCCGTCCAACCGCAACTATGACGGCGGTTTCGCCGCCGCCATGATGCTGAAGGACCTGAAACTGGCCCAGGACGCCGCCGCCAGGTCCGGTGCCTCGACCCCGCTGGGCGCCCAGACCGAGGCCCTGTTCCAGATGTTCAACGGGCTCGGCTACGGCGACCGCGACTTCTCGGCCATTCTCCAGATGCTGCGCGGCAAGCTGGATGAATTGCCGAAGGCTTGA
- a CDS encoding class I SAM-dependent methyltransferase has protein sequence MRRCLPLTAFAVIALSGPAFAQAVREPLPPQAPVHVMSGSRVDYAALLASPLRPEEDRARDAARQTAITLDFTGVQPGWKVADMIIGGGYFTRAFAAVVGPEGHVTAWQPDEFIGFQASYGEAVTAADALPNVDGVHSAIGAPVFPSGLDLVFTAQNYHDLHLRPFATDTAAKVNAAVFAALRPGGYYVIIDHEAVSGSDLSVADSLHRIDSDIVIREVEAAGFEFDSAGAALWNDADPRTANVFDPSIRGHTSQFMLRFRKPG, from the coding sequence ATGCGTCGTTGCTTGCCACTGACCGCCTTCGCGGTCATCGCCCTGAGCGGCCCCGCTTTCGCTCAGGCCGTCCGGGAACCATTGCCCCCGCAAGCCCCGGTGCATGTGATGTCGGGCAGCCGTGTGGACTACGCCGCCCTGTTGGCCTCGCCGCTTCGCCCGGAAGAAGACCGCGCCCGCGACGCGGCCCGCCAGACCGCGATCACGCTGGACTTCACAGGCGTCCAGCCGGGGTGGAAAGTCGCCGACATGATCATCGGCGGCGGCTACTTTACCCGCGCCTTCGCCGCCGTGGTCGGGCCGGAAGGCCACGTCACGGCTTGGCAGCCGGACGAATTCATCGGTTTTCAGGCGTCCTATGGCGAGGCCGTGACCGCCGCCGACGCCCTGCCGAACGTGGACGGCGTCCACAGCGCCATCGGCGCCCCGGTGTTTCCGTCCGGCCTCGACCTGGTCTTCACCGCCCAAAACTACCACGACCTCCACCTGCGTCCGTTCGCGACGGACACAGCGGCGAAGGTCAACGCGGCGGTCTTTGCGGCGCTGAGGCCGGGCGGCTATTACGTCATCATAGACCACGAGGCTGTGAGCGGTTCTGACCTCTCGGTCGCCGACAGCCTTCACCGGATCGATTCCGACATCGTGATCCGTGAGGTCGAGGCCGCCGGTTTTGAGTTTGACAGCGCCGGCGCCGCCCTGTGGAACGATGCCGATCCCCGCACGGCCAACGTCTTCGATCCCTCGATCCGGGGTCATACCAGCCAGTTCATGCTGCGGTTCCGCAAGCCGGGCTGA
- a CDS encoding class I SAM-dependent methyltransferase: MLRTAAVVACAVALSGCIIISNDGEERTVVHTAAPAASASASPELRYADALSDSRRLPEEVARDPLRKPADMLAFINLQPGHVIADIRPEEGYFTRLFAPVVGAGGHVYAFVPNQTAGRENAFADTLASTYSNTTRVTGQLETMTFDQPLDVVFMGEEYHDFTIPRFNVDVAAMNRRVFEVLKPGGLYVILDHQAADGAGISVAGSLHRIEAAELRRQVEAAGFIYDGETSAVRVPSDDHTLSVFDASIRGKTDRFVYRFRKPR, translated from the coding sequence ATGCTGAGAACCGCCGCCGTCGTCGCCTGCGCTGTCGCCCTGTCGGGCTGCATCATCATCAGCAATGATGGGGAGGAGCGGACGGTTGTTCACACCGCCGCACCGGCGGCGTCCGCCTCGGCTTCGCCCGAGCTTCGCTACGCCGACGCCCTGTCGGACAGCCGTCGCCTGCCGGAAGAAGTCGCCCGTGACCCGCTGCGCAAGCCGGCCGACATGCTGGCCTTCATCAACCTCCAGCCGGGCCACGTCATCGCGGATATCCGGCCGGAGGAGGGCTATTTCACCCGCCTGTTCGCCCCGGTCGTCGGCGCCGGTGGTCATGTCTACGCCTTCGTGCCGAACCAGACCGCGGGCCGCGAAAACGCCTTCGCCGACACCCTGGCCTCGACCTACTCCAACACCACCCGCGTCACCGGCCAGCTGGAGACCATGACCTTCGACCAGCCGCTGGACGTGGTGTTCATGGGCGAGGAGTACCACGACTTCACCATCCCCCGGTTCAACGTCGATGTGGCGGCCATGAACCGCCGGGTGTTCGAGGTGCTCAAGCCGGGCGGCCTCTATGTCATCCTTGACCATCAGGCGGCCGACGGCGCGGGCATCTCGGTCGCGGGCAGCCTGCACAGGATCGAGGCCGCCGAGCTGCGGCGTCAGGTCGAGGCCGCCGGCTTCATCTACGACGGTGAGACCAGCGCGGTCCGCGTGCCGTCCGACGACCACACCCTGTCGGTCTTCGACGCCTCGATCCGGGGCAAGACCGACCGCTTCGTCTATCGCTTCAGAAAACCTCGCTGA
- a CDS encoding enoyl-CoA hydratase/isomerase family protein: protein MTTEPEILTRVSSGVGIITLNRPKALHALNRAMCDAMIEALLAWRGDEAVQSVLIDHSGERGFCAGGDIRMIAESGAGDASEAKAFFRAEYQLNHLLFDYPKPVTAIVDGIVMGGGVGISEPATVRIATERTTYAMPETGIGLFPDVGGGWFLPRLPGQTGIWLALTGARLKAADTVFLGIHTHYLPTDALEAFRAILSADPAYPIDVADGLEDDPGEAPIEVHLEAIDRLFAFDTVEEIFAALEADGSEWALAQLAILKTKSPQSLKVSLRQMRLGATFETFAQNMAMEFALGGRVVSTHDFQEGVRAVIVDKDNAPEWSPADLSGVTDATLDALFAPLPADEEWKPLS from the coding sequence GTGACCACCGAACCCGAAATCCTCACCCGCGTGTCCTCCGGCGTCGGGATCATCACCCTGAACCGGCCCAAGGCCCTGCATGCGCTGAACCGCGCCATGTGCGACGCCATGATCGAGGCGCTGCTGGCGTGGCGCGGGGACGAGGCCGTTCAGTCGGTGCTGATCGATCACTCTGGCGAACGCGGCTTCTGCGCGGGCGGAGACATCCGCATGATCGCCGAGAGCGGGGCAGGGGACGCGTCGGAGGCGAAGGCCTTCTTCCGCGCCGAGTACCAGCTGAACCACCTGCTGTTCGACTATCCCAAGCCGGTGACCGCCATTGTGGACGGCATCGTCATGGGCGGCGGCGTCGGCATTTCCGAGCCGGCCACGGTCCGCATCGCGACCGAGCGCACCACCTACGCCATGCCCGAGACCGGCATCGGTCTGTTCCCTGATGTGGGCGGCGGCTGGTTCCTGCCGCGCCTGCCGGGACAGACGGGCATCTGGCTGGCCCTGACCGGCGCGCGGCTGAAGGCGGCGGACACCGTCTTCCTGGGCATCCACACCCATTATCTGCCGACCGATGCTCTGGAAGCCTTCCGCGCCATCCTGTCCGCCGATCCGGCCTATCCGATCGACGTGGCCGACGGGCTCGAGGATGATCCGGGCGAGGCGCCGATCGAGGTGCATCTGGAGGCCATCGACCGCTTGTTCGCCTTCGACACGGTCGAGGAAATCTTCGCGGCGCTGGAGGCTGACGGCTCGGAATGGGCGCTGGCCCAGTTGGCGATCCTGAAGACCAAGTCGCCCCAGTCGCTGAAGGTGTCGCTGCGCCAGATGCGTCTCGGCGCGACGTTCGAGACGTTCGCGCAGAACATGGCGATGGAGTTCGCCCTGGGTGGTCGCGTGGTCTCGACCCACGATTTCCAGGAAGGCGTGCGCGCCGTCATCGTCGACAAGGACAATGCGCCAGAATGGTCGCCCGCCGACCTGTCGGGCGTGACCGACGCCACGCTTGACGCCCTGTTTGCTCCGCTGCCTGCGGATGAGGAATGGAAGCCGCTGTCCTGA
- a CDS encoding isobutyryl-CoA dehydrogenase, with the protein MDFALTDDQRAIQDAARAFAEAELAPHSAEWDETKHFPVDVMRHAAEMGFCGIYTGEEHGGMALGRVEAALIFEELSRGDVSTAAFISIHNMATWMIDSFGSADLRARYVPSLVTMEKIASYCLTEPGSGSDAAAMRTTARLEGDEWVLNGSKAFISGAGTSDVYVVMARTGEPGAKGISAFVVDLGTPGLSFGAQEKKMGWNSQPTAIVSFDDCRIPAENLLGKEGDGFRYAMMGLDGGRLNIAACSLGGARLALETAQDYVSTRKQFGKALTEFQNTQFKLADMATQLDACRLMVLRGAWAIDTGHPEKTKWCAMAKRFTTDACFQIADEALQLHGGYGYLKDYPLERIVRDLRVHRILEGTNEIMRVITAREMLRQ; encoded by the coding sequence ATGGACTTCGCCCTCACCGACGATCAGCGCGCCATTCAGGACGCCGCCCGCGCCTTCGCCGAGGCCGAGCTGGCGCCGCACAGCGCCGAGTGGGACGAGACCAAGCATTTCCCCGTCGACGTCATGCGTCACGCGGCCGAGATGGGCTTCTGCGGTATCTACACCGGCGAGGAACATGGCGGCATGGCCCTGGGTCGCGTCGAGGCGGCGCTGATCTTCGAGGAGCTGTCGCGCGGCGACGTCTCAACCGCCGCCTTCATCTCGATCCACAACATGGCGACATGGATGATCGACAGCTTCGGCTCGGCCGATCTGCGCGCCCGCTATGTGCCGTCGCTGGTGACGATGGAAAAGATCGCCAGCTATTGCCTGACCGAGCCGGGCTCGGGCTCTGACGCCGCCGCCATGCGCACGACCGCCCGGCTGGAGGGCGACGAGTGGGTGCTGAACGGCTCCAAGGCCTTCATCTCGGGCGCAGGGACGTCTGACGTCTATGTGGTCATGGCCCGCACGGGCGAGCCGGGCGCCAAGGGCATCTCGGCCTTCGTGGTCGATCTGGGCACGCCCGGCCTGTCGTTCGGCGCGCAGGAGAAGAAGATGGGCTGGAACTCCCAGCCTACCGCCATCGTCAGCTTTGACGACTGCCGCATCCCGGCCGAGAACCTGCTCGGCAAGGAAGGCGACGGTTTCCGCTACGCCATGATGGGTCTGGACGGTGGCCGTCTGAACATCGCCGCGTGCTCGTTGGGCGGCGCTCGCCTCGCCCTGGAGACGGCGCAGGACTACGTCTCGACCCGGAAGCAGTTCGGCAAGGCCCTGACCGAGTTCCAGAACACCCAGTTCAAGCTGGCCGACATGGCGACCCAGCTGGACGCCTGCCGCCTGATGGTCCTGCGCGGGGCCTGGGCCATCGACACCGGCCACCCGGAAAAGACCAAATGGTGCGCCATGGCCAAGCGCTTCACCACGGACGCCTGTTTCCAGATCGCGGACGAGGCCCTGCAGCTGCACGGCGGCTACGGCTATCTGAAGGACTATCCGCTGGAGCGCATCGTTCGCGACCTGCGCGTCCACCGCATCCTTGAAGGCACCAACGAGATCATGCGCGTCATCACGGCGCGGGAGATGCTTCGGCAGTGA
- the hemB gene encoding porphobilinogen synthase, with product MTQPFPPAAFPYARPRRLRSSPWVRRLVAETTLTPADLVWPLIVHDGKEDRVPVASMPGVSRLSPKAAAEAAQEAHSLGIPLLALFPNVEGSIKDGVGTGATDPDGLIPDCIKAIKDAVPGIGVMTDVALDCYTDHGHDGVVEGDRILNDATLERLSEQAFIHAHAGADIVAPSDMMDGRVQAIREALEANGYSDTLIMSYAAKYASAFYGPYRDAVGSAKQLTGDKKTYQMDYANTEEALREVAMDISEGADAVMVKPGMLYLDIVRRVSETFHLPTFAYQVSGEYAMMRASMANGWLDEERAILESLHAFKRAGAAGVLTYFAPQAARLLGA from the coding sequence ATGACCCAGCCCTTCCCTCCCGCCGCCTTCCCCTACGCCCGTCCACGCCGCCTGCGTTCCAGCCCCTGGGTGCGCCGTCTGGTGGCCGAGACCACGCTGACACCGGCTGATCTGGTCTGGCCGTTGATCGTGCACGACGGGAAGGAAGACCGGGTTCCGGTGGCCTCGATGCCGGGCGTGTCGCGCCTGTCGCCCAAGGCCGCCGCGGAGGCCGCGCAGGAAGCCCATTCGCTGGGCATTCCCCTGCTGGCGCTGTTCCCCAATGTGGAGGGTTCGATCAAGGACGGCGTCGGGACCGGCGCGACCGATCCGGACGGCCTGATCCCCGACTGCATCAAGGCCATCAAGGACGCCGTGCCCGGGATCGGCGTGATGACCGACGTGGCGCTGGACTGCTACACCGACCACGGCCACGACGGCGTGGTCGAGGGCGACCGCATCCTGAACGACGCGACGCTGGAGCGCCTGTCCGAACAGGCCTTCATCCACGCCCACGCCGGGGCCGACATCGTGGCTCCGTCAGACATGATGGACGGCCGGGTCCAGGCGATCCGCGAGGCGCTGGAGGCCAACGGTTATTCGGACACCCTGATCATGTCCTACGCCGCCAAGTACGCCTCGGCCTTCTATGGCCCCTATCGTGACGCCGTGGGCTCGGCCAAGCAGCTGACCGGGGACAAGAAGACCTATCAGATGGACTACGCCAACACCGAGGAGGCCCTGCGCGAGGTGGCCATGGACATCTCGGAAGGCGCCGACGCCGTGATGGTCAAGCCGGGGATGCTTTACCTCGACATCGTGCGGCGGGTGTCGGAGACCTTCCACCTGCCGACCTTCGCCTATCAGGTGTCCGGCGAGTACGCGATGATGCGCGCCTCGATGGCCAACGGATGGCTGGACGAGGAGCGGGCCATTCTGGAAAGCCTGCATGCCTTCAAGCGCGCCGGGGCGGCCGGGGTGCTGACCTATTTCGCCCCGCAAGCCGCCCGCCTGCTGGGCGCCTGA
- a CDS encoding MBL fold metallo-hydrolase: MDDLEVVILGSGSSGGVPRGDGDWGACDPSEPKNARTRCSALIRRHGPDGVTSVLIDTSPDLRAQMLMAGVRHVDAVLYTHDHADQTHGIDDLRVFAMRARKRIPAYMDTATRAALTDRFGYIFEMVEGYPPILDLRDIPAHGVPWSVDGAGGPIPVVTFDQIHGPIRSVGYRMGGIAYSSDVSDLDEAAIEAVRGCDLWIVDALRWTAHPTHAHVDKALDWIARAQVGRALLTNLHIDLDYNALSAVVPDNVEVAYDGWRARV; the protein is encoded by the coding sequence ATGGACGATCTGGAAGTCGTCATCCTGGGCAGCGGCTCTTCCGGGGGCGTGCCGCGCGGCGACGGCGACTGGGGCGCCTGTGATCCGTCGGAGCCGAAGAACGCCCGTACCCGCTGTTCGGCCCTGATTCGTCGCCATGGGCCGGACGGCGTGACCAGCGTGCTGATCGACACCTCGCCCGATCTGCGCGCCCAGATGCTGATGGCCGGGGTCCGGCACGTGGACGCCGTTCTCTACACCCACGACCACGCGGACCAGACCCACGGAATTGATGATCTGCGGGTGTTCGCCATGCGGGCCCGCAAGCGCATCCCCGCCTATATGGACACCGCCACCCGCGCGGCCCTGACCGACCGGTTCGGCTATATTTTCGAGATGGTGGAGGGGTATCCGCCGATCCTCGATCTGCGGGATATTCCCGCGCACGGCGTCCCCTGGTCTGTGGATGGAGCGGGCGGGCCGATTCCGGTCGTCACCTTCGACCAGATCCATGGCCCAATCCGCTCGGTCGGCTACCGGATGGGTGGCATCGCCTATTCCAGCGACGTCTCCGATCTTGACGAAGCGGCGATTGAAGCCGTGCGCGGCTGCGACCTCTGGATCGTCGACGCCCTGCGCTGGACGGCCCATCCGACCCATGCCCATGTGGACAAGGCGCTCGACTGGATCGCCCGCGCGCAGGTCGGGCGGGCCCTCCTGACAAATCTGCATATTGATCTGGATTACAATGCCTTGTCGGCAGTTGTTCCGGACAATGTCGAAGTCGCCTACGACGGCTGGCGGGCGCGGGTCTGA
- a CDS encoding TatD family hydrolase, protein MIIDSHVNLHAVQFDEDRDEVIARARQAGVQMMVEISDKLSTFEATHGLAMAHDDIWCTVGVHPHEAKDYTDLTAARLVELAHRPRVVGVGECGLDFHYDLSPREEQAAVFRQHIEASRLTGLPLVVHTREADDVMAAILEEEQARAPFKFLMHCYTSGPELAERAAKLGGWFSVSGIATFKAAQAVRDIIAVMPADRIIVETDCPYLAPIPHRGRRNEPAYVGHVLDKLAEIRGWSREEAEARTTDAFFALFDRIPRPEGQ, encoded by the coding sequence ATGATCATCGACAGTCACGTCAACCTGCACGCCGTCCAGTTCGATGAGGACCGGGACGAGGTGATCGCCCGCGCCCGTCAGGCCGGGGTGCAGATGATGGTCGAGATTTCGGACAAGCTGTCGACCTTCGAGGCGACGCACGGTCTGGCGATGGCGCACGACGACATCTGGTGCACGGTCGGCGTTCATCCTCATGAGGCGAAGGATTATACCGACCTGACCGCCGCCCGGCTGGTCGAACTGGCGCACCGGCCGCGCGTCGTCGGCGTCGGCGAGTGCGGTCTGGACTTCCACTATGACCTCAGCCCGCGTGAGGAGCAGGCGGCGGTGTTCCGTCAGCATATCGAGGCGTCCCGCCTGACCGGCCTGCCGCTCGTCGTGCACACGCGCGAAGCCGACGACGTCATGGCGGCCATCCTTGAGGAAGAACAGGCCAGGGCGCCGTTCAAATTCCTCATGCACTGCTACACCAGTGGGCCTGAACTGGCTGAAAGAGCAGCGAAACTCGGCGGCTGGTTCTCGGTGTCCGGCATCGCGACCTTCAAGGCGGCGCAGGCCGTGCGCGATATCATCGCCGTCATGCCGGCCGACCGGATCATCGTCGAAACCGACTGCCCCTATCTTGCGCCGATCCCGCATCGGGGGCGCAGGAACGAACCGGCCTACGTCGGCCATGTGCTGGACAAGCTGGCCGAAATCCGGGGCTGGTCCCGGGAAGAGGCCGAGGCCCGCACCACCGACGCCTTCTTCGCCCTGTTCGACCGCATCCCTCGACCGGAAGGGCAGTGA
- a CDS encoding DNA polymerase III subunit delta': MSEHPRDRFDLIPDAAAEAAFVDAQQRGRLHHAWLLCGVEGSGKATFAYRAARRLLGAAPNPSRGPLGADSYDPVSRQIAAQSHPDLLVLERLVEGGKTKKSISVDQARDLPEFFSKSPSQAHYRVAIIDAADDLNLNAANALLKVLEEPPERGVLFLVTHAPGRLLATIRSRCRRLAFPVWPQHALEEMVRNRTGVSSAEASRIAGMAGGSPGQALALASGATLEADQIAQDWVNAEHVDRAEALAIADKFRGAEGQERFETLMERLIAAVKVRALEEGASGAKWADLWTRLSDLPDRTAAINLDRADVLAGALADLQRTKAARG, encoded by the coding sequence GTGAGCGAGCACCCTCGGGACCGTTTTGACCTGATCCCGGACGCCGCCGCCGAGGCCGCCTTTGTCGATGCCCAGCAACGTGGCCGCCTGCATCACGCCTGGCTGCTGTGCGGGGTGGAGGGCTCGGGCAAGGCGACCTTCGCCTACCGCGCGGCCCGTCGTCTGCTGGGCGCGGCGCCGAACCCGTCGCGCGGACCTCTGGGCGCGGACTCCTATGATCCTGTGTCCCGCCAGATCGCGGCCCAGTCCCATCCGGATCTGCTGGTGCTGGAGCGGCTGGTCGAGGGCGGCAAGACGAAGAAGTCGATCTCGGTCGATCAGGCGCGCGACCTGCCGGAGTTCTTCTCCAAGAGCCCGTCCCAGGCCCATTATCGGGTGGCTATCATCGACGCTGCGGATGATCTGAACCTGAACGCCGCCAACGCCTTGCTGAAGGTTCTTGAAGAACCGCCGGAACGAGGCGTGCTGTTTCTCGTCACCCATGCGCCGGGCCGGCTGCTGGCCACCATCCGGTCGCGTTGCCGCCGTCTGGCCTTCCCGGTCTGGCCGCAACATGCGCTGGAGGAGATGGTCCGCAATCGCACCGGCGTGTCCTCGGCCGAGGCGTCGCGCATCGCCGGCATGGCCGGCGGCTCGCCCGGTCAGGCGCTGGCGCTGGCGTCCGGTGCGACGCTGGAGGCCGATCAGATCGCGCAGGACTGGGTGAACGCTGAGCACGTCGACCGCGCCGAAGCCCTCGCCATCGCCGACAAGTTCCGCGGCGCCGAGGGACAGGAGCGGTTCGAAACCCTGATGGAGCGCCTGATCGCCGCCGTGAAGGTGCGCGCTCTTGAAGAAGGCGCGTCCGGCGCCAAATGGGCGGACCTGTGGACCCGGTTGTCTGATCTGCCGGACCGCACAGCCGCCATCAATCTGGACCGGGCCGATGTGCTGGCCGGGGCGCTGGCGGACCTGCAACGCACCAAGGCCGCCCGCGGATGA
- the tmk gene encoding dTMP kinase, with product MTHGRFITFEGGEGAGKSTQVGRLVDRLREREIDVVRTREPGGSQGAEEIRNIALNGDAGRWSPLTETMLMFAARSDHLEKTIRPALEAGRWVVCDRFADSSRAYQGAGGGTPADFIETLDAAIVGDTQPDLTLIFDLPVEVGLERAFGRGLFETRFESKGLEFHERLRRRFLEIAKEKSDRCVVIDATGDEEAVAARVWAAIEGRLL from the coding sequence GTGACCCACGGCAGATTCATTACGTTCGAAGGCGGCGAAGGCGCCGGCAAGTCCACGCAGGTCGGCCGGCTGGTCGATCGGCTGCGCGAGCGCGAGATCGACGTCGTGCGCACGCGTGAGCCCGGCGGTTCGCAGGGCGCTGAAGAAATCCGCAATATCGCCCTGAACGGCGACGCCGGGCGCTGGTCGCCGCTGACCGAGACCATGCTGATGTTCGCCGCCCGCAGCGATCATCTGGAGAAGACCATCCGCCCCGCGCTCGAGGCCGGTCGCTGGGTGGTTTGCGATCGCTTCGCCGATTCCAGCCGCGCCTATCAGGGGGCCGGCGGCGGCACGCCCGCCGACTTTATCGAAACCCTCGACGCCGCCATCGTCGGCGACACCCAGCCGGACCTGACCCTGATCTTCGACCTGCCGGTCGAGGTGGGTCTGGAGCGCGCCTTCGGACGCGGCCTGTTCGAGACCCGGTTCGAGTCCAAGGGGCTGGAGTTCCATGAGAGACTTCGCCGCCGTTTCCTTGAAATCGCGAAAGAAAAGTCTGATCGCTGCGTGGTGATTGACGCCACGGGGGATGAGGAGGCGGTGGCCGCTCGCGTCTGGGCCGCCATTGAGGGTCGGCTGCTGTGA